A window from Ignavibacteriota bacterium encodes these proteins:
- a CDS encoding TonB-dependent receptor has translation MPQTNYFKSALMLLLFVISFGSLFAQGVTTSSINGIVTDGDGNPLPGANVIAVHTPSGTTYGASTRLDGRFFVAGMRVGGPYKVTASYVGFKEQVRDNVYLNLGVSSDVNFNMVDANIELGEVVVAGERDAIFSSERTGAATAINKEAIKTLPTITGRIGDFARLTPQFSRAGVPDGSSAQGFSFAGQDNRYNNISVDGSYFNNSFGLAGQPGDRTGVAPISMDAIEQLQINIAPYDVRQGNFVGAGVNTVTRSGTNDFSGTAYYKFRDDGLVGTKAGDLDFNPGTFNYSQVGLSLGGPIIKNKLFFFMNFENEALTNPATTFEANAGGQEVVGNTTRVLASDLNTLSAYLKQNFDYETGPYQGYDFETPATRFIAKLDYNLDDNNKFSLRYTHLDSETDVLMSNSSSLGFGNRRTNSNSMNYANSNYSILENIRSIVGEWNARIGDNMSNNLIAGYTYQDESRGYKSDKLFPMVDILKDGTNYISFGFEPFTPNNELRYKSFQLQNNFSIYGKDHNFTFGASLEYYESENIFFPGSQSVYVYNSLDDFYADANAYLNGTASPTTVRRFQVRWSNIPDLDKPVQPLEVTYAGIYGQDDWHLNKDFKLTLGLRVDVPFFGNTGFENSQVDGLNFQDEEGNTVKYSTSKLPDANPLFSPRVGFNWDVNGDRTTQLRGGTGIFTGRPAYVWISNQIGNNGVLTGFEQQDNTTARPFNPDPDHYKPTSVTGDPASSYELAFTDPDFKFPQIWRSNLAVDQKLPFGLIGTAEAIYGRDVNGVYYINANLADPNTAFSGVDNRARWTSGNRINSNISSAIVLKNQDEGSSLNLSATLEKPFSDNWFAKVAYNYGYAENTVDAGSIAFGSWNNNQHSGDPNNPGIAFSTYSPGHRVFAAAAYRLEYFDFGATTFSLFWDGYTPGNASYVFSGDINGDGGTSNDLIYIPNDKSEMNFVNITDNSNNVLFTADQQADAWDAYIEQDDYLSEHRGEFAERGGAYLPMVFRADLSVTQEVFMDLLGARNSLQFRVDFLNFGNLLNPDWGVNQRFTTTQPLVVIRNQQANAEGETQYQLARTGGKLITETFQPTASIDDVFRIQLSVRYTFN, from the coding sequence ATGCCCCAAACTAATTACTTTAAATCTGCCCTAATGTTATTACTTTTTGTAATAAGTTTTGGCAGTTTATTTGCACAAGGTGTTACAACTTCATCAATTAATGGAATTGTAACAGACGGTGACGGAAATCCATTGCCGGGTGCAAACGTTATTGCAGTTCATACTCCATCTGGAACAACTTACGGTGCTTCAACCCGATTAGATGGAAGATTTTTTGTAGCCGGTATGAGAGTTGGTGGTCCTTACAAAGTTACAGCATCTTATGTTGGATTCAAAGAACAAGTAAGAGATAACGTATATCTAAACCTTGGTGTTTCTTCTGATGTTAATTTTAATATGGTTGATGCAAATATTGAATTAGGCGAAGTTGTTGTTGCTGGTGAAAGAGATGCAATATTTAGTTCTGAAAGAACAGGTGCTGCTACTGCAATAAACAAAGAAGCTATTAAAACTTTACCAACAATTACTGGAAGAATTGGTGACTTTGCTCGTTTAACTCCTCAATTCAGTAGAGCTGGTGTTCCTGATGGAAGCAGTGCTCAAGGTTTTTCATTTGCCGGTCAAGATAACAGATATAACAATATTTCTGTAGACGGTTCATATTTCAATAATTCATTTGGATTAGCTGGTCAACCTGGTGATAGGACCGGTGTTGCTCCAATTTCTATGGATGCAATTGAACAATTGCAAATTAATATTGCTCCTTATGATGTTCGTCAAGGTAATTTCGTAGGTGCTGGTGTTAACACTGTAACAAGAAGTGGAACCAACGATTTTTCCGGAACTGCTTATTATAAATTTAGAGATGATGGTTTAGTTGGAACAAAAGCTGGCGATTTGGATTTCAATCCAGGAACTTTTAATTACAGCCAAGTTGGTTTAAGTTTAGGCGGACCGATAATTAAGAATAAATTGTTCTTTTTCATGAATTTTGAAAATGAGGCTCTTACAAATCCTGCAACAACTTTTGAAGCAAATGCTGGTGGTCAAGAAGTTGTTGGAAATACTACAAGAGTTTTAGCTTCTGATTTAAATACCTTAAGTGCATATCTAAAACAAAATTTTGATTATGAAACCGGACCTTATCAAGGATATGATTTTGAAACTCCAGCAACCAGATTTATTGCTAAATTGGATTATAACTTAGATGACAATAATAAATTCAGCTTAAGATATACACATCTTGATTCTGAAACTGATGTACTTATGTCAAACTCTTCTTCATTAGGATTTGGAAATAGAAGAACAAATTCTAATTCAATGAATTATGCGAATTCAAATTATAGTATTTTAGAAAATATCCGTTCTATAGTTGGTGAATGGAATGCAAGAATTGGCGATAATATGTCAAATAATTTAATTGCCGGTTATACATATCAAGATGAAAGCCGCGGTTATAAAAGTGATAAATTATTCCCGATGGTTGATATATTAAAAGATGGTACAAACTATATTTCTTTTGGTTTTGAACCATTTACACCAAATAATGAATTAAGATATAAAAGTTTTCAATTGCAAAATAATTTTTCAATTTATGGAAAAGATCATAATTTCACATTCGGTGCTAGTTTAGAATATTATGAATCAGAAAATATATTCTTCCCAGGATCTCAAAGCGTTTACGTATATAATTCTTTAGATGATTTTTACGCTGATGCAAATGCTTACTTAAATGGAACAGCTTCACCTACTACAGTTAGAAGATTCCAAGTAAGATGGTCAAATATACCTGACTTGGATAAACCAGTTCAACCTCTTGAAGTTACATATGCTGGAATTTATGGACAAGATGATTGGCACTTGAACAAAGATTTCAAATTAACTTTAGGATTAAGAGTTGATGTTCCATTCTTTGGAAATACCGGATTTGAGAATTCTCAAGTTGATGGTTTAAATTTCCAAGATGAAGAAGGAAATACTGTAAAATATTCAACAAGTAAATTACCTGATGCAAATCCATTATTTTCACCAAGAGTTGGTTTTAACTGGGATGTTAATGGCGATAGAACTACTCAATTAAGAGGCGGTACTGGAATATTTACTGGAAGACCAGCTTATGTTTGGATTTCAAATCAAATTGGGAACAATGGAGTATTAACTGGATTTGAACAACAAGATAATACAACCGCTAGACCATTTAATCCAGATCCAGATCATTATAAACCAACTTCAGTTACCGGAGATCCAGCATCAAGCTATGAACTAGCATTTACTGATCCTGACTTTAAATTTCCTCAAATTTGGAGAAGTAATTTAGCTGTTGATCAAAAATTACCATTCGGTTTAATCGGTACTGCTGAAGCTATTTATGGTAGAGATGTAAATGGAGTTTATTATATCAATGCAAACTTAGCTGATCCAAATACTGCATTTAGCGGTGTTGATAACAGAGCAAGATGGACTTCCGGAAATAGAATTAACAGTAATATTTCAAGTGCAATTGTTTTGAAAAACCAAGATGAAGGTTCTTCATTAAACTTATCTGCTACTCTAGAAAAACCATTTAGTGATAATTGGTTTGCAAAAGTTGCATATAATTATGGTTATGCAGAAAATACTGTTGATGCGGGATCAATTGCTTTTGGTTCTTGGAATAATAATCAACATAGCGGTGACCCAAATAATCCAGGAATTGCTTTTTCAACATATTCTCCTGGGCACAGAGTTTTTGCAGCGGCTGCATATAGATTAGAATATTTCGATTTTGGCGCAACAACTTTCTCATTATTCTGGGATGGCTATACACCCGGTAACGCAAGCTATGTATTCAGCGGTGATATAAATGGTGACGGCGGAACAAGCAATGACCTTATTTATATTCCAAATGATAAATCAGAAATGAATTTTGTTAACATTACTGATAATAGTAACAATGTTTTATTTACAGCTGATCAACAAGCAGATGCTTGGGATGCTTACATAGAACAAGACGATTACCTAAGTGAACACAGAGGCGAATTTGCTGAAAGAGGTGGTGCATATTTACCAATGGTATTCAGAGCTGACTTAAGCGTTACCCAAGAAGTTTTCATGGATTTATTAGGTGCTCGTAATTCATTGCAATTTAGA